A window from Cryobacterium sp. SO1 encodes these proteins:
- a CDS encoding FHA domain-containing protein: MTFSQEFAASLAALDANVTVEEQEAIAALPSGSALLVVRRGPNSGARFLLDADLTTVGRHPNADIFLDDVTVSRRHAEFLRNGRAFRVKDLGSLNGTYFDGERIDLAALTDGSEVQVGKFRLTFYASRLDLVHLASD, encoded by the coding sequence ATGACGTTCAGCCAGGAGTTCGCGGCGTCGTTGGCCGCACTCGACGCCAATGTCACCGTCGAGGAACAGGAAGCCATTGCGGCCCTGCCCTCTGGATCCGCCCTCCTGGTGGTGCGCCGCGGCCCCAACTCCGGTGCCCGGTTCCTCCTGGACGCCGATCTCACCACGGTGGGACGACACCCCAACGCCGACATCTTCCTCGATGACGTCACGGTGTCCCGCCGGCACGCGGAATTTCTGCGCAACGGCCGGGCGTTCCGGGTGAAAGACCTTGGCTCGCTCAACGGCACGTACTTCGATGGCGAACGCATCGACCTGGCCGCCCTCACCGACGGTTCCGAAGTACAGGTCGGCAAGTTCCGTCTCACGTTCTACGCCTCGCGGCTCGACCTCGTTCACCTGGCGAGCGACTAG
- a CDS encoding MerR family transcriptional regulator, with protein MPASSAQARLPGATSLLSIGQVLARLTPEFPDLTPSKLRFLEEQGLVSPARTESGYRKFDSGDLDRLRLILSMQRDHYLPLKVIRAYLDDLDSGLSPVLPGGGAPGPSILVIARRYTRDDLLRESGASSTLLHDAVTASIIVPAEHYGDDALKVLRALVDLQRSGIEPRHLRGFRGAAERELGLIESALVPLARRKDASSRAKAAEMAVEIAGQLEVIRGSLIRSALGRLTK; from the coding sequence GTGCCGGCGTCCTCCGCCCAGGCCAGACTGCCGGGCGCGACGTCACTCTTGAGTATCGGCCAGGTCCTGGCCCGGTTGACACCTGAATTCCCCGACCTGACCCCCTCCAAACTGCGTTTCCTCGAGGAACAGGGACTTGTCTCCCCAGCGCGCACCGAATCCGGCTACCGCAAGTTCGACAGCGGCGACCTGGATCGGCTGCGACTGATCCTGTCTATGCAGCGCGACCACTACCTGCCCCTGAAGGTCATTCGCGCCTACCTGGACGACCTCGATTCCGGTCTGTCACCCGTGCTCCCCGGCGGCGGCGCCCCGGGTCCGAGCATCCTCGTGATCGCCAGGCGTTACACCCGCGACGACCTGCTGCGCGAGTCGGGCGCCTCCTCCACGCTTTTGCACGACGCCGTCACAGCCTCGATCATCGTGCCCGCCGAACACTACGGCGACGACGCCCTCAAGGTGCTCCGTGCCCTGGTGGACCTGCAACGCAGCGGGATCGAGCCCCGGCATCTCCGCGGCTTCCGCGGGGCCGCTGAACGCGAGCTCGGCCTGATCGAGAGCGCCCTGGTTCCCCTGGCCCGTCGCAAGGACGCCTCCAGCCGCGCCAAGGCGGCCGAAATGGCCGTGGAGATCGCCGGCCAGCTCGAGGTGATCCGCGGCAGCCTCATCCGCTCGGCCCTGGGCCGCCTGACCAAATAA
- a CDS encoding MerR family transcriptional regulator — MSELNPRDDSSRYGQGLLFTDGMPELDENSGYRGAVAARAAGISYRQLDYWARTELVEPTVRGAAGSGSQRLYGFRDILVLKLVKRLLDTGISLQQIRTAVNQLRESGVNDLAQTTLMSDGASVYLCTSNDEVIDLVSRGQGVFGIAVGKVLREVETTLVELNTQSSDPSDELAARRVSRKVS, encoded by the coding sequence ATGAGTGAGCTCAATCCCCGAGACGATTCGTCTCGGTACGGTCAGGGACTGCTCTTCACCGACGGCATGCCTGAACTCGATGAGAACTCCGGCTACCGGGGCGCGGTCGCCGCCCGAGCCGCGGGCATCAGTTACCGCCAGCTCGACTACTGGGCCCGCACCGAACTCGTCGAACCCACCGTCCGCGGCGCCGCCGGCTCCGGCTCGCAGCGTCTGTACGGCTTCCGCGACATCCTGGTGCTCAAGCTTGTCAAGCGCCTGCTCGACACCGGCATCTCCCTGCAGCAGATCCGCACCGCGGTCAACCAACTGCGCGAGTCCGGCGTCAACGACCTGGCCCAGACCACCCTCATGAGCGACGGCGCCAGCGTCTACCTCTGCACCTCCAACGACGAGGTCATCGACCTGGTCAGCCGCGGCCAGGGTGTTTTCGGCATCGCCGTAGGCAAGGTCCTGCGCGAAGTGGAGACCACCCTCGTCGAACTCAACACCCAGTCCAGCGACCCCTCCGACGAGTTGGCCGCCCGACGGGTCTCCCGCAAAGTCTCCTAA
- a CDS encoding ParA family protein, protein MHVLSVSSLKGGVGKTTVTLGLASAAFARGVRTLVVDLDPQSDVSTGLDIQLAGHLNVADVLASPKEKVVRAAIAPSGWTRGRPGTIDVMIGSPSAINFDGPHPSIRDIWKLEEALSTVEKDYDLVLIDCAPSLNALTRTAWAASDRVAVVTEPGLFSVAAADRALRAIEEIRRGLSPRLQPLGIIVNRARTASLEHQFRIKELRDMFGPLVLSPQLPERTSLQQAQGAAKPLHTWPGDSAQEMAHYFDQLLDRVLRTARIGEYAEVPTS, encoded by the coding sequence GTGCACGTACTTAGCGTTAGCTCCCTCAAGGGAGGGGTAGGCAAGACCACGGTAACCCTTGGTCTGGCTTCTGCCGCCTTCGCCCGCGGTGTTCGGACCCTCGTGGTCGACCTCGATCCGCAATCAGATGTCTCTACCGGGCTCGACATCCAGCTCGCCGGCCACCTCAATGTCGCCGACGTTCTGGCTTCGCCGAAGGAGAAAGTCGTGCGCGCAGCCATTGCGCCCAGCGGCTGGACCCGTGGCCGGCCCGGCACGATCGACGTCATGATCGGCAGCCCCTCGGCCATCAATTTCGACGGCCCGCACCCCAGCATCCGGGACATCTGGAAGCTCGAGGAGGCCCTCTCCACCGTGGAGAAGGACTATGACCTGGTGCTGATCGATTGCGCCCCGTCGCTGAACGCCCTCACCCGCACCGCGTGGGCCGCGAGCGACCGGGTTGCCGTGGTCACCGAACCCGGCCTGTTCTCGGTCGCCGCCGCTGACCGGGCCCTGCGCGCGATCGAAGAGATCCGCCGTGGCCTCAGCCCGCGCCTGCAGCCGCTGGGCATCATCGTCAACCGTGCCCGCACGGCGTCGCTGGAGCACCAGTTCCGGATCAAGGAACTACGGGACATGTTCGGCCCGCTGGTACTCAGCCCCCAGCTGCCCGAGCGCACCAGCCTGCAGCAGGCCCAGGGCGCGGCGAAGCCGTTGCACACCTGGCCCGGTGACAGCGCCCAGGAGATGGCGCACTACTTCGACCAGCTCCTGGACCGGGTGCTGCGCACCGCGCGCATCGGCGAGTACGCGGAAGTTCCCACGAGCTAG
- a CDS encoding pyruvate carboxylase codes for MFTKILVANRGEIAIRAFRAAYELGAKTVAVFPFEDRNSLHRLKADEAYEIGEPGHPVRAYLNVAEIIRVARESGADAIYPGYGFLSENPELAEAAKAAGITFIGPGSHVLEMAGNKVTAKEHAIAAGVPVLKSSAPSRDVEELIAAAEEIGFPIFAKAVAGGGGRGMRRVATMADLRGSLEEAMREANSAFGDPTMFLEQAVLRPRHIEVQILADATGETVHLFERDCSVQRRHQKVIEIAPAPNLPEEIRQRLHKDAVAFARSIGYVNAGTVEFLLDTVGERAGQHVFIEMNPRIQVEHTVTEEVTDVDLVQSQIRIAAGETLADLGLSQDSIKLRGFALQCRITTEDPTSGFRPDTGKITTYRSPGGAGIRLDGGTINPGAQISPHFDSMLAKLTCRGRDYASAVTRSKRALAEFRIRGVSTNISFLQAVLEDPDFAAGDLSTSFIEERPQLLRGRASKDRGTKILNWLADVTVNQPNGVPITLLNPAEKLPKIDLTVPAPEGSRQKLQLLGPVGFASALRAQTALAVTDTTFRDAHQSLLATRVRTKDLVAVAPYVARLTPELLSVEAWGGATYDVALRFLGEDPWERLGALREALPNINIQMLLRGRNTVGYTPYPTEVTDAFVREASDSGVDIFRIFDALNDVNQMRPAIDAVLNTGTSVAEVAVCYTGDLLDPAENLYTLDYYLRLADQIVASGAHILAIKDMAGLLRPAAAEKLVTAFRERFDLPVHVHTHDTPGGQLATLLAASGAGADAVDVASAPMGGTTSQPSASSLVAALVHTERDTGISLQNVCDLEPYWEDVRRVYHPFESGLRAPTGRVYKHEIPGGQLSNLRTQAVALGLADDFELIEDMYAAANSILGRVPKVTPSSKVVGDLALYLAAVNADPADFEANPAKYDVPDSVVGFMAGELGDLPGGWPEPFRTKVLEGRNIRVSTTELTDEERGALDGDSPTRRGMLNQLLFPAPTRHFQQIRELFGDLSVVDTVDYLYGLRQGTEHSVEIDKGVRLYVGLEAIGEADDKGMRTVMTILNGQLRPVFVRDRSIAVVTKAAEKADANQPGQVAAPFSGVVTLQVAEGDVVAAGQSVASIEAMKMEAAITSPIAGVVERVAIPATQQVDAGDLLVVVRPR; via the coding sequence ATGTTCACTAAAATCCTCGTCGCCAACCGTGGAGAGATAGCAATCCGCGCATTCCGCGCCGCCTATGAACTGGGAGCGAAAACCGTCGCGGTCTTCCCGTTCGAAGACCGTAACTCGCTGCACCGGCTGAAGGCCGACGAGGCCTACGAGATCGGCGAACCGGGTCACCCGGTGCGCGCCTACCTGAATGTCGCCGAGATCATCCGGGTGGCCCGGGAGAGCGGCGCCGACGCCATCTACCCCGGCTACGGATTCCTCTCCGAGAACCCCGAGCTCGCCGAAGCGGCCAAGGCCGCCGGCATCACCTTCATCGGCCCTGGCTCGCACGTGCTCGAAATGGCCGGCAACAAGGTCACCGCCAAGGAACACGCCATCGCCGCCGGTGTTCCGGTCCTCAAGTCCAGCGCACCGTCGCGCGACGTCGAGGAGCTCATCGCGGCCGCCGAGGAGATCGGTTTCCCGATCTTCGCCAAGGCCGTCGCCGGCGGTGGCGGGCGCGGCATGCGCCGCGTCGCCACGATGGCCGACCTGCGCGGTTCGCTCGAAGAAGCCATGCGGGAGGCCAACAGCGCCTTCGGCGATCCCACCATGTTCCTCGAGCAGGCCGTGCTCCGCCCCCGCCACATCGAGGTGCAGATCCTCGCGGATGCCACCGGCGAGACCGTGCACCTGTTCGAGCGGGACTGCTCCGTGCAGCGGCGTCACCAGAAGGTCATCGAGATCGCGCCGGCCCCCAACCTGCCCGAAGAGATCCGCCAGCGCCTGCACAAGGATGCCGTCGCCTTCGCCAGGTCGATCGGCTACGTCAACGCCGGCACCGTCGAGTTCCTGCTCGACACCGTGGGCGAGCGCGCCGGCCAGCACGTGTTCATCGAGATGAACCCGCGCATCCAGGTTGAGCACACCGTCACCGAAGAGGTCACCGACGTCGACCTCGTGCAGTCCCAGATCCGCATCGCCGCGGGGGAGACCCTCGCCGACCTGGGCCTCAGCCAGGACTCGATCAAGCTGCGCGGTTTCGCCCTGCAGTGCCGGATCACCACCGAAGACCCCACCAGCGGGTTCCGCCCCGACACCGGCAAGATCACCACCTATCGCTCGCCCGGCGGCGCCGGCATCCGCCTGGACGGCGGCACTATCAACCCGGGCGCCCAGATCAGCCCGCACTTCGACTCGATGCTCGCCAAGCTCACCTGCCGCGGCCGCGACTATGCCTCGGCGGTCACCCGTTCCAAGCGTGCCCTGGCCGAGTTCCGCATCCGCGGCGTCTCCACGAACATCTCGTTCCTGCAGGCCGTGCTCGAAGACCCCGACTTCGCAGCCGGCGACCTGAGCACCTCGTTCATCGAAGAGCGCCCGCAGCTGCTGCGCGGACGAGCCTCCAAGGACCGCGGCACGAAGATCCTCAACTGGCTGGCCGATGTCACCGTCAACCAGCCCAACGGCGTGCCGATCACCCTGTTGAACCCGGCCGAGAAGCTGCCGAAGATCGACCTCACCGTGCCGGCACCCGAGGGCTCCCGGCAGAAGCTGCAGTTGCTCGGCCCTGTCGGCTTCGCCAGCGCCCTGCGCGCGCAGACCGCTCTGGCCGTCACCGACACCACTTTCCGTGACGCCCACCAGTCGCTCCTGGCCACCCGGGTGCGCACCAAGGACCTCGTCGCCGTCGCCCCGTACGTCGCCAGGCTGACCCCCGAGCTGCTCTCGGTCGAGGCCTGGGGAGGTGCCACCTACGACGTCGCACTGCGCTTCCTCGGCGAAGACCCGTGGGAGCGCCTCGGCGCCCTGCGGGAGGCCCTGCCCAACATCAACATCCAGATGCTGCTGCGCGGCCGCAACACGGTGGGCTACACCCCCTACCCCACCGAGGTAACGGATGCCTTCGTCCGCGAGGCCAGCGACTCCGGTGTCGACATCTTCCGCATCTTCGACGCCCTCAACGACGTCAACCAGATGCGCCCGGCCATCGACGCGGTGCTGAACACCGGCACCAGTGTTGCCGAGGTCGCGGTCTGCTACACCGGTGACCTGCTCGACCCGGCCGAGAACCTCTACACCCTGGACTACTACCTGCGCCTGGCCGACCAGATCGTGGCGTCGGGCGCGCACATCCTGGCCATCAAGGACATGGCCGGGTTGCTGCGTCCGGCCGCGGCCGAGAAGCTCGTCACGGCGTTCCGCGAACGCTTCGACCTGCCGGTGCACGTGCACACCCACGACACCCCCGGCGGCCAGCTGGCGACGCTGCTCGCGGCGTCCGGCGCCGGCGCCGACGCTGTGGACGTGGCCAGCGCCCCGATGGGCGGCACCACCAGCCAGCCCTCGGCCTCGTCGCTCGTGGCCGCGCTCGTGCACACCGAGCGCGACACGGGCATCTCGCTGCAGAACGTGTGCGACCTCGAGCCGTACTGGGAAGACGTGCGCCGGGTCTACCACCCGTTCGAATCGGGCCTGCGCGCCCCGACCGGCCGCGTGTACAAGCACGAAATCCCCGGCGGTCAGCTGTCCAACCTGCGCACCCAGGCCGTGGCGCTGGGCCTGGCCGACGACTTCGAGCTCATCGAGGACATGTACGCCGCGGCGAACAGCATCCTGGGCCGCGTGCCCAAGGTGACGCCGTCGTCCAAGGTCGTCGGTGACCTGGCCCTCTACCTCGCCGCTGTCAACGCCGACCCGGCCGACTTCGAGGCCAACCCGGCCAAGTACGACGTGCCCGACTCCGTGGTCGGGTTCATGGCCGGCGAACTGGGCGACTTGCCCGGAGGCTGGCCGGAGCCCTTCCGCACCAAGGTGCTCGAGGGACGCAACATCCGGGTCAGCACCACCGAGCTGACCGACGAGGAGCGAGGCGCGCTGGACGGCGACAGCCCCACCCGCCGCGGCATGCTCAACCAGTTGCTCTTCCCCGCCCCCACCCGGCACTTCCAGCAGATCCGCGAGCTCTTCGGCGACCTGTCCGTTGTGGACACCGTCGACTACCTCTACGGCCTGCGCCAGGGCACCGAGCACTCAGTCGAGATCGACAAGGGGGTCCGGCTCTACGTTGGCCTTGAGGCGATCGGCGAGGCCGACGACAAGGGCATGCGCACGGTCATGACCATCCTCAACGGCCAGCTGCGTCCGGTCTTCGTGCGGGACCGCAGCATCGCCGTGGTCACCAAGGCTGCGGAGAAGGCCGACGCCAACCAGCCCGGCCAGGTTGCCGCGCCGTTCTCCGGTGTGGTCACCCTGCAGGTCGCCGAGGGCGACGTCGTCGCGGCCGGCCAGAGCGTCGCCTCCATCGAGGCCATGAAGATGGAAGCGGCGATCACCTCGCCCATCGCCGGCGTCGTGGAACGGGTCGCGATCCCCGCGACGCAGCAGGTCGACGCTGGAGACCTGCTCGTGGTGGTGCGGCCGCGCTAG